Proteins encoded within one genomic window of Bacillus thuringiensis:
- a CDS encoding MDR family MFS transporter — MGFWSMHRNIKIRIITSFLTRTVSTMIFPFMAIYFSIKLGSAIAGVLLLINVIASLVIGLYGGYVGDRLGRKKVMIIGQSIQVISIACMGVANSDYVDSPWLTFIFMLVNSLGSGLMNPATEAMLIDVSTPENRKVMYTINYWAINLSMAIGAIFGGLLFENYRLQLFIGLTVIAVITLYVMAVYMEEVYVARKTVEKKNVLKDMADSYKVVMKDRAFLIFCAASICTLSLEFQINNYLGVRLQKEFETVNFFFSNGFTFDLTGIRMLSWISAENTILVVLCSALLIKMLKSFNDLKILYVGLFIYTIGFTILGTSNSLWILLIAGLFQTVGEMMYVPVRQSIMADMVPNEARGSYMAINGMVFQVAKMNGALGVMLGSFIASWGMSALYFIVGMSSILLFMKAIGKEKYEDERNVSQIG; from the coding sequence ATGGGATTTTGGAGTATGCATCGAAATATAAAGATTAGAATTATAACTTCGTTTTTGACACGTACTGTGTCCACGATGATTTTTCCATTTATGGCGATTTATTTTTCAATAAAGTTAGGTAGTGCGATTGCTGGTGTGTTACTACTCATTAATGTCATAGCTTCGTTAGTAATTGGTTTATACGGTGGATATGTTGGAGACCGGCTTGGGCGTAAAAAGGTTATGATTATCGGTCAAAGTATACAAGTCATTTCCATTGCTTGTATGGGAGTTGCGAATTCGGATTATGTAGATTCACCGTGGTTAACATTTATCTTTATGCTAGTGAATAGTTTAGGATCTGGACTTATGAATCCTGCTACAGAGGCGATGTTAATTGATGTGAGTACACCTGAAAATCGAAAAGTGATGTACACCATTAACTATTGGGCTATTAATTTATCAATGGCAATTGGAGCAATATTTGGCGGATTACTATTTGAGAACTATAGATTGCAATTGTTTATCGGATTAACAGTTATTGCCGTTATTACTTTATATGTGATGGCTGTATACATGGAAGAAGTGTATGTAGCGAGAAAAACAGTAGAGAAGAAAAATGTATTAAAAGATATGGCGGATAGTTATAAAGTCGTAATGAAAGATAGAGCGTTTTTAATTTTTTGTGCAGCAAGTATATGTACGTTATCTTTAGAGTTTCAAATTAATAATTATTTAGGAGTACGTTTGCAGAAGGAATTTGAAACGGTAAACTTTTTCTTTAGTAATGGTTTTACGTTTGATTTAACAGGTATTCGCATGCTGAGCTGGATTTCTGCAGAGAATACAATTTTAGTTGTTTTATGTTCAGCTCTTCTTATTAAAATGCTGAAAAGCTTCAACGATTTGAAAATCTTATATGTAGGCTTATTCATTTATACGATTGGTTTTACAATACTCGGAACGAGCAATAGTTTATGGATTTTATTAATTGCAGGGCTTTTCCAAACGGTAGGCGAGATGATGTATGTGCCAGTACGTCAATCTATTATGGCAGATATGGTGCCAAATGAGGCGAGAGGTTCATATATGGCGATTAACGGAATGGTCTTTCAAGTGGCAAAAATGAACGGGGCATTAGGTGTTATGCTAGGTTCATTTATCGCATCTTGGGGCATGAGTGCTCTGTACTTTATCGTTGGTATGAGCAGTATTTTATTATTTATGAAGGCGATAGGGAAAGAGAAGTATGAGGATGAGAGAAATGTTTCTCAGATTGGATGA
- the gapN gene encoding NADP-dependent glyceraldehyde-3-phosphate dehydrogenase → MTTSNTYKFYLDGEWRESSSGETIEIPSPYLHEVIGQVQAITRGEVDEAIASAKEAQKSWAEASLQDRAKYLYKWADELVNMQDEIADIIMKEVGKGYKDAKKEVVRTADFIRYTIEEALHMHGESMMGDSFPGGTKSKLAIIQRAPLGVVLAIAPFNYPVNLSAAKLAPALIMGNAVIFKPATQGAISGIKMVEALHKAGLPKGLVNVATGRGSVIGDYLVEHEGINMVSFTGGTNTGKHLAKKAAMIPLVLELGGKDPGIVREDADLQDAANHIVSGAFSYSGQRCTAIKRVLVHENVADELVGLLKEQVAKLSVGSPEQDSTIVPLIDDKSADFVQGLVNDAVEKGATIVIGNKRERNLIYPTLIDHVTEEMKVAWEEPFGPILPIIRVSSDEQAIEIANKSEFGLQASVFTKDINKAFAIANKIETGSVQINGRTERGPDHFPFIGVKGSGMGAQGIRKSLESMTREKVTVLNLV, encoded by the coding sequence ATGACAACTAGCAATACGTACAAATTTTATTTAGACGGAGAATGGAGAGAAAGCTCTTCAGGAGAAACAATCGAAATTCCATCTCCATACTTACACGAAGTAATTGGACAAGTACAAGCAATTACTCGCGGAGAAGTAGATGAAGCAATTGCATCTGCAAAAGAAGCTCAAAAATCATGGGCGGAAGCTTCTCTACAAGATCGCGCAAAATATTTATATAAATGGGCTGATGAGCTCGTAAATATGCAAGATGAAATTGCCGATATCATTATGAAAGAAGTCGGTAAAGGATATAAAGATGCGAAGAAAGAAGTTGTTCGTACAGCTGACTTCATTCGTTACACGATCGAAGAAGCTTTACATATGCACGGAGAAAGCATGATGGGCGATAGCTTCCCTGGCGGAACGAAATCTAAACTTGCAATCATCCAACGCGCACCACTTGGTGTTGTATTAGCAATCGCACCATTTAACTACCCAGTAAACTTATCTGCTGCAAAACTTGCACCAGCATTAATTATGGGTAACGCTGTTATTTTCAAACCAGCAACTCAAGGTGCAATTAGCGGGATTAAAATGGTTGAAGCACTTCATAAAGCTGGCCTTCCAAAAGGTCTTGTAAACGTAGCGACAGGACGCGGTTCTGTAATTGGTGACTACTTAGTAGAACATGAAGGCATCAATATGGTATCGTTCACAGGTGGTACAAACACAGGTAAACATTTAGCGAAAAAAGCTGCAATGATTCCACTTGTATTAGAACTTGGTGGTAAAGACCCTGGTATCGTTCGTGAAGATGCTGACTTACAAGATGCTGCAAACCATATCGTAAGCGGTGCATTCTCTTACTCTGGTCAACGTTGTACAGCTATTAAACGTGTACTTGTACATGAAAACGTAGCGGACGAGCTTGTTGGCTTATTAAAAGAGCAAGTAGCTAAACTATCAGTTGGATCTCCAGAACAAGACAGCACAATCGTTCCATTAATCGACGATAAATCTGCTGACTTCGTTCAAGGTTTAGTTAACGATGCTGTAGAAAAAGGTGCTACAATCGTTATCGGTAACAAACGTGAGCGTAACTTAATTTACCCAACATTAATCGACCACGTAACAGAAGAAATGAAAGTTGCTTGGGAAGAGCCATTCGGCCCAATCCTTCCAATCATCCGTGTTTCTTCAGATGAACAAGCAATTGAAATTGCTAACAAATCAGAGTTCGGTCTGCAAGCAAGTGTCTTCACTAAAGACATTAACAAAGCATTTGCAATTGCTAACAAAATCGAAACTGGTTCTGTTCAAATTAACGGACGCACAGAGCGCGGCCCTGACCACTTCCCATTCATCGGTGTAAAAGGTTCAGGTATGGGCGCACAAGGTATTCGTAAGAGCCTTGAGTCTATGACACGTGAAAAAGTAACTGTATTAAACTTAGTTTAA
- a CDS encoding ABC transporter permease: MSIESLWSGRFQQHMQNIITYFARMINGLLYSFIFVACIGAYYYAKFLKTAPSKGLSLLLITIVLTAIITRCPIRTFIQKPDAVYLLALEEKLTSYFKKSLLYNYIIQLFPLLFTFLILVPLALQSLQLTVPFLCTIFIVLMITKAWNIYIHWMWRDSHEKNIWLIIRITCNALIIYMLFYAANVLILGGLLLLLAFLLLYTKKQPTKRIPWDYIIEQEEKMNVRFYQFASIFTDVPQLNKQVNKRKWLTTWIEPLLHKKRTTFFYLYTLAFLRGNDYFGIYIRLGLIGAFALYFIPNIYVKGAIAYIVLYMISMQLRSLWKYFSGNIIVALYPIDTEKRMNQFLHLIFILLSIHLIVFSIVILIATGQFLHSLIIMIIGLLWIKFIIVPKTKQRVSSF, from the coding sequence ATGTCAATCGAATCACTATGGAGCGGCCGCTTCCAACAACATATGCAAAATATCATTACATACTTTGCACGTATGATTAACGGTTTACTATATAGCTTTATCTTCGTTGCCTGTATAGGTGCTTACTATTACGCAAAGTTTCTTAAGACAGCGCCTTCTAAAGGACTATCTTTATTACTTATTACAATCGTCCTAACAGCGATTATAACGAGATGCCCGATCCGTACATTTATTCAAAAACCTGATGCTGTCTATTTACTAGCACTAGAAGAGAAATTAACATCTTATTTCAAAAAATCTCTTCTATACAATTATATCATTCAGCTTTTCCCATTATTATTTACGTTCCTTATTCTCGTTCCACTTGCCCTGCAATCATTGCAATTAACGGTTCCTTTCTTATGTACAATCTTTATCGTTTTAATGATTACGAAAGCTTGGAACATCTACATACATTGGATGTGGCGTGATAGTCACGAGAAAAATATATGGCTGATCATTCGTATTACTTGTAACGCCCTAATCATTTACATGCTGTTTTATGCGGCAAATGTTCTCATATTGGGCGGATTACTCTTACTACTCGCTTTCCTACTTCTATATACAAAAAAACAGCCTACAAAACGAATACCGTGGGATTACATAATCGAGCAAGAAGAAAAAATGAACGTTCGTTTCTATCAATTTGCTAGCATCTTCACCGATGTTCCGCAACTAAATAAGCAAGTAAATAAAAGAAAATGGCTTACAACTTGGATTGAACCTTTATTACATAAAAAACGAACAACTTTCTTCTATTTATATACACTAGCATTTTTACGCGGGAATGATTATTTCGGTATATATATTCGCTTAGGGCTGATTGGTGCTTTCGCTCTATACTTTATTCCAAACATATACGTAAAAGGCGCTATCGCATATATCGTCCTATATATGATTTCTATGCAGCTCCGTTCCCTATGGAAATATTTTTCGGGAAATATTATTGTAGCATTATATCCAATTGATACTGAGAAACGAATGAATCAATTTCTTCACTTAATCTTTATATTGCTAAGCATTCATCTCATTGTATTTTCAATTGTTATACTCATTGCTACGGGACAATTTTTACATAGCCTTATCATTATGATTATCGGGTTACTCTGGATCAAATTTATTATTGTACCAAAAACGAAGCAACGCGTTTCTTCGTTTTAA
- a CDS encoding NAD(P)H-dependent oxidoreductase, with product MKNIFIINGHEKYGTKEGRLNKTLVDHMVTVLSENHHVKTTTIQDGYNIKEEQDKFLWADVVIYQTPIYWFSVPGLFKTYMDEVYEYGLFFEGADEYGTGGLLKEKQYMFSTTWNAPEKAFGDKTKFFEGESLESTLSHLHRVQKFLGMSPLKSFACYDVVKHPDIEQYLLNLKDHLDGVIQ from the coding sequence ATGAAAAATATATTTATTATAAATGGGCATGAAAAATATGGTACAAAGGAAGGACGATTAAATAAAACGTTAGTAGATCATATGGTAACAGTATTAAGCGAGAATCATCATGTGAAAACAACAACGATTCAAGATGGCTACAATATAAAAGAAGAACAAGATAAGTTTTTATGGGCGGATGTTGTGATTTATCAAACACCGATTTATTGGTTCAGTGTTCCAGGATTATTTAAAACGTATATGGATGAAGTATATGAATACGGTTTGTTCTTTGAAGGTGCAGATGAATATGGAACAGGTGGTTTATTAAAAGAGAAGCAATATATGTTTTCTACAACTTGGAATGCACCTGAAAAAGCATTTGGAGATAAGACGAAGTTCTTTGAAGGGGAAAGTCTAGAATCAACGCTTAGTCATTTACACCGCGTGCAGAAGTTTCTTGGGATGAGTCCGTTAAAGAGTTTTGCTTGTTATGATGTGGTGAAGCATCCGGATATTGAGCAGTATTTATTGAACTTGAAAGATCATTTAGATGGAGTAATTCAATAA
- a CDS encoding SgrR family transcriptional regulator produces the protein MIEGSVYMKIMDYYIRLRLHAQDQQHMRNSLQELADILYCSTKNVKILLKKMSEEQLISWTPGRGRGNKTEILFIHNFVEAIESYTDELLAQEKLKDIFLLLKEPLPLALQKKIENKLHHHFGYEPSNDMYDILKIPISRKIFPLDPAFVAVTTESHLTSQIFDTLVVYNDVTEKMEPHIAHTWELSEDGLAWTFYLRKDVYFHNETVLTSKDVQFSFERLKEVHSPFEWLTEEIVQIETPSPLQIRFHLAKPNLFFLHYVSSMQLAILPRDTIIQNHHYIGTGPFKLAHYSEDNIVLEAFTHYFKERALLDRIEFWGIPDHVQIDADYELPNEEENERHDIQIEEIGCIYAGFNFTKPGPHHDMYFRKAWRELYDVETILRSIEGRRTIAASSFFPERSRQATKRSYSLEKAKEYLKKSTYNGETIHIYFFAFKDSANDAYFLKERCESLGIQVELHPFPVSDYMNRSIDQHADIIFMGEVFAADHELAFLNVFKNKSCFVNRFMDPHYENQINCLLDTFLLEENKEKRYELMYEIEEFLQTEHIILFNYHVLKRKTYPSSLKNVTIDSFGWANFAKLWIQPSMS, from the coding sequence ATGATAGAAGGAAGTGTATATATGAAAATTATGGACTATTACATTAGACTAAGACTACATGCACAAGATCAACAACATATGCGAAATAGCTTACAAGAATTAGCGGATATTTTATATTGCAGTACGAAAAACGTAAAGATTTTATTAAAGAAAATGAGCGAGGAGCAATTAATTAGCTGGACTCCAGGGCGAGGCCGCGGAAATAAAACGGAAATTCTATTTATACATAATTTCGTAGAAGCGATTGAGTCCTATACAGATGAACTGTTAGCGCAAGAAAAACTAAAAGATATCTTTCTTCTTTTAAAAGAACCCCTACCCCTTGCACTTCAAAAAAAGATAGAAAATAAACTACATCATCATTTTGGATACGAACCTTCAAATGATATGTACGACATATTAAAGATTCCTATATCGAGAAAGATATTCCCATTAGATCCGGCTTTTGTGGCTGTCACTACAGAGAGCCATCTTACGAGTCAAATTTTTGATACGTTAGTCGTTTATAACGATGTTACTGAAAAAATGGAACCACACATTGCGCATACGTGGGAATTAAGTGAAGACGGGCTTGCGTGGACTTTTTACTTACGAAAGGATGTATATTTTCATAACGAAACTGTTTTAACTTCTAAAGATGTACAATTTTCATTTGAAAGACTAAAAGAAGTTCACTCTCCTTTCGAATGGTTAACAGAAGAAATTGTTCAAATTGAAACACCGTCACCATTGCAAATTCGATTCCATTTAGCAAAACCAAATTTATTTTTCTTACACTATGTAAGTTCCATGCAACTCGCAATTTTACCGCGTGATACGATTATTCAAAATCATCATTATATAGGTACTGGACCTTTCAAACTTGCTCATTACTCTGAAGACAATATCGTACTCGAAGCGTTCACTCATTATTTTAAAGAGCGCGCGTTATTAGACCGTATTGAATTTTGGGGCATTCCTGATCATGTGCAAATAGATGCTGATTATGAACTACCAAATGAAGAAGAAAATGAAAGGCATGATATACAAATAGAAGAAATAGGTTGTATTTATGCTGGCTTCAACTTTACAAAACCTGGTCCTCATCACGACATGTACTTTCGAAAAGCTTGGAGAGAACTATATGATGTTGAAACGATACTTCGTAGCATAGAAGGTAGACGAACAATTGCTGCATCAAGCTTTTTCCCTGAAAGAAGCCGCCAAGCTACTAAAAGGTCCTACTCTTTAGAAAAAGCAAAAGAGTATTTAAAAAAGAGCACCTATAATGGAGAAACGATACACATTTATTTCTTCGCATTTAAAGACAGTGCAAATGACGCATATTTCCTAAAAGAACGATGTGAAAGTTTAGGTATACAAGTAGAGCTTCACCCATTTCCCGTTTCAGATTATATGAACCGCTCTATCGATCAACATGCCGATATTATTTTTATGGGCGAAGTGTTTGCTGCCGATCATGAACTTGCATTCTTAAATGTATTTAAAAATAAAAGTTGCTTCGTAAATCGGTTCATGGACCCGCACTATGAAAACCAAATTAACTGTTTACTAGATACATTTTTATTAGAAGAAAATAAGGAAAAGCGCTATGAGCTTATGTATGAGATCGAAGAATTTTTACAAACAGAACACATCATTTTATTTAACTATCACGTTTTAAAAAGAAAAACATACCCTTCTTCTTTGAAAAACGTAACAATTGATTCATTCGGTTGGGCAAATTTTGCGAAGTTATGGATACAGCCATCCATGTCTTAA
- the racE gene encoding glutamate racemase, with protein MSVYNKNSVIGVLDSGVGGLTVASEIIRQLPKESIYYIGDNERCPYGPRSVEEVQSFVFEMVEFLKQFPLKALVVACNTAAAAALTMLQEALSIPVIGVIHPGARAAIKVTKKGEIGVIGTVGTIKSNMYEKALHELDTYLKVHSHACPTLATVVENQLEDTAYVTQQVKQALLPLTKEDIDTLILGCTHYPLLESYIKKELGEDITIISSAEETAIELSTILQHKGILSDNLNSEHRFFTTGSVSSFEQIAESWLGYRISVECVNLPMKNARIYN; from the coding sequence ATGTCTGTATATAATAAGAATTCCGTAATTGGTGTATTAGATTCAGGGGTAGGGGGATTAACAGTTGCGAGTGAAATTATAAGACAATTGCCTAAAGAGAGCATTTATTATATTGGTGATAATGAGCGTTGTCCGTATGGGCCAAGAAGTGTAGAAGAGGTACAATCTTTCGTATTTGAAATGGTTGAGTTCCTCAAACAGTTTCCGTTAAAAGCTCTAGTTGTAGCATGTAATACTGCTGCAGCTGCTGCATTGACTATGCTGCAAGAAGCACTTTCTATTCCGGTTATTGGCGTTATACATCCGGGAGCAAGAGCGGCAATTAAAGTGACAAAGAAAGGGGAAATCGGAGTAATTGGAACTGTAGGTACGATAAAATCTAATATGTACGAAAAAGCATTGCATGAGCTTGATACATATTTGAAAGTGCATAGTCATGCGTGCCCGACTTTAGCTACAGTTGTAGAAAATCAATTAGAAGATACCGCATATGTAACACAGCAAGTGAAACAAGCTTTATTGCCATTAACGAAAGAAGATATAGATACGTTAATTCTTGGATGTACGCATTATCCACTTTTAGAGTCCTATATAAAAAAGGAACTAGGAGAAGATATAACGATTATTAGTTCTGCAGAAGAAACAGCGATAGAGTTAAGTACCATTTTACAGCACAAAGGAATTTTGTCTGACAATCTGAATTCGGAGCATCGCTTTTTTACAACAGGCTCTGTTTCATCATTTGAACAGATTGCTGAGAGTTGGCTAGGGTATCGAATTTCTGTAGAATGTGTGAATTTACCTATGAAAAATGCTCGCATCTACAACTAG
- a CDS encoding amino acid permease, with product MQQKKWGFWVLTAFVVGNMVGAGIFMVPSTLAQTASPLGVTLAWLTTGFGVLMLALVFGNLAIRRPDLTTGPQSHAYALFSTPKKKKMAGFSMVWGYWVANWASNVAIITSFAGYLSLFFPIMKDTRLLFSIGSFNVEVGKLITFTICSILLWGTHIILTNGVSGAGKLNFLATTTKVTGFLLFIVVTLFAFEASKFGQWYTPMIDKSGVSHGLLSQVNLAALTTLWAFIGIESAVLLSNRAVSPKTVKRATVAGLLITVAIYLGITILTMGVLHVDTLQASERPLADALNAAMGHGGGKLMALLALTSLFGSILGWILLSSEVPYQAAKEGFFPSFFTKTNKKGSPIYSLRLTNIMSQVFLFSTLSGTIAEAYTFVITVSTLAYLIPYLVSPIFQLKLVATGETYKNEMRARITDGIVAVIALCYALWVIKTGASDIKTFLLGIGLFVIGFAFYPLMNRDQKKNNEKKNGQVA from the coding sequence ATGCAACAAAAAAAATGGGGCTTTTGGGTACTCACAGCTTTCGTTGTCGGTAACATGGTTGGCGCTGGTATTTTCATGGTGCCAAGTACGTTGGCACAAACAGCAAGCCCTCTCGGTGTCACTTTAGCTTGGTTAACAACAGGGTTTGGTGTTTTAATGCTAGCTCTTGTTTTCGGTAATTTAGCAATTCGTCGTCCTGATTTAACGACAGGACCACAAAGTCATGCATATGCTTTATTCTCAACACCAAAAAAGAAAAAAATGGCTGGTTTCAGTATGGTATGGGGATATTGGGTTGCAAACTGGGCAAGTAACGTTGCCATCATTACATCATTTGCGGGATATTTATCACTCTTCTTCCCAATTATGAAAGATACACGACTACTATTTTCAATCGGTTCTTTTAACGTAGAAGTCGGAAAACTAATTACATTTACGATTTGTTCCATCTTACTTTGGGGAACTCATATTATATTAACAAACGGTGTAAGCGGAGCTGGAAAGCTAAACTTCTTAGCAACAACAACGAAAGTAACTGGATTCCTTTTATTTATCGTCGTTACGTTATTTGCATTCGAAGCTTCTAAGTTTGGACAATGGTACACACCGATGATTGATAAATCAGGTGTATCACACGGCCTACTTTCACAAGTAAACTTAGCTGCTCTTACGACGCTTTGGGCATTTATCGGAATTGAATCGGCGGTTCTTTTATCAAACCGTGCTGTTTCTCCAAAAACGGTAAAACGCGCAACAGTTGCTGGATTACTTATTACAGTTGCGATTTACTTAGGAATTACAATTTTAACAATGGGTGTCCTTCACGTTGATACATTACAAGCTTCAGAACGTCCATTAGCAGATGCATTAAACGCTGCAATGGGTCATGGCGGCGGGAAACTTATGGCATTACTTGCTCTTACTTCCCTGTTCGGTTCTATCTTAGGCTGGATTTTATTAAGCTCAGAAGTACCGTATCAAGCAGCAAAAGAAGGTTTCTTCCCTTCCTTCTTCACAAAAACAAATAAAAAAGGAAGTCCAATTTACTCATTACGATTAACAAACATTATGTCGCAAGTGTTCTTATTCTCAACATTATCAGGAACCATTGCGGAAGCTTATACATTCGTTATTACCGTATCAACACTGGCCTACCTCATTCCATATCTCGTTTCACCAATCTTCCAGTTAAAACTAGTCGCAACTGGTGAAACGTATAAAAATGAAATGCGGGCAAGAATTACAGATGGTATAGTCGCAGTGATCGCACTTTGTTACGCACTATGGGTTATTAAAACTGGTGCATCCGATATAAAAACATTCCTTCTCGGAATTGGTTTATTCGTAATCGGCTTTGCCTTCTATCCATTAATGAATCGTGATCAGAAAAAAAATAACGAAAAGAAAAACGGGCAAGTTGCATAA
- a CDS encoding type 1 glutamine amidotransferase domain-containing protein, which yields MSKKIAILITDYFEDTEYTEPVEAFHQKGYELTTIETEKGKTVHGKQGKSEVVIDKSIDDVSPENFDALFIPGGFSPDILRADKRFVRFSKAFMDAEKPVFAICHGPQLLITAQTLEGRDVTGYKSIEIDLKNAGGNFHDKEVIVCQNQLVTSRQPEDIPAFIEESLRILG from the coding sequence ATGAGTAAAAAAATTGCTATTTTAATAACGGATTATTTCGAGGATACAGAATACACAGAGCCAGTAGAAGCTTTTCATCAAAAGGGATATGAATTAACAACTATTGAAACTGAAAAAGGGAAAACGGTACACGGTAAGCAAGGTAAAAGTGAAGTCGTAATTGATAAAAGTATTGATGATGTTTCTCCAGAAAACTTTGATGCCCTCTTCATACCAGGCGGATTTTCCCCAGATATACTGCGTGCAGATAAGCGTTTTGTTCGCTTTAGCAAAGCATTTATGGATGCGGAAAAACCTGTTTTCGCTATTTGTCATGGACCTCAGCTACTCATCACTGCCCAAACACTTGAAGGACGTGATGTAACTGGATATAAATCTATTGAGATTGACTTGAAAAATGCCGGTGGAAATTTCCATGATAAAGAAGTAATCGTATGCCAAAATCAATTAGTTACAAGTAGACAACCAGAAGATATACCGGCGTTTATTGAAGAATCGTTGCGTATATTAGGATAG
- a CDS encoding DUF3626 domain-containing protein: MELSRSQLFALQYISKYAENEKREAKATINHILKMSNITDEMFEEAVVHLKSNARIALHFHPDRLDSNMKNIAEALFEQGIYKSQFETLLSNGSVSAYPGGERDLWEKRIFGGAYQLEGVTNNERPKYGALNVMLHPDGPAPRFGSCYFLLSPKVSYRSTYTYLDSHQDPKEKGTYEEFDMILAALLEETFVRDFAIGEGNLTPTRLIHHLMDNLERPFIDFADKESARNLNHYIEAQIHGDISLKEDVEALVVDPSFKGTNVGRTLEEICLKYSIDLYWHMGFVLTVDEVPMDFRGSKMPSLARRIARNNCIDAHIIGSAVVDLKRNPLSWSDRGTYEEVLQELKLLWHVLVRFGKPNWK, encoded by the coding sequence ATGGAATTATCAAGATCTCAATTATTTGCTTTACAGTACATTTCAAAATATGCAGAGAACGAAAAACGTGAGGCTAAAGCAACAATTAACCATATATTGAAAATGTCTAATATTACTGATGAAATGTTTGAAGAAGCTGTCGTGCATTTAAAATCAAATGCGAGGATTGCTTTACACTTTCATCCAGACAGATTAGATTCGAATATGAAAAATATTGCTGAGGCACTGTTTGAGCAAGGCATATATAAAAGTCAGTTTGAAACATTGCTATCTAATGGGAGTGTATCTGCTTATCCGGGTGGTGAACGTGACCTTTGGGAAAAGAGAATATTTGGAGGCGCATATCAATTGGAAGGCGTAACGAATAATGAACGGCCTAAATATGGGGCATTAAATGTAATGTTACATCCAGATGGACCTGCCCCGCGTTTTGGATCATGTTATTTTCTCTTATCTCCAAAAGTTTCTTATCGCTCTACATATACGTATTTAGACTCGCATCAAGATCCAAAAGAAAAGGGTACTTATGAAGAGTTTGATATGATTTTAGCTGCTCTTTTGGAAGAGACATTCGTAAGAGATTTTGCAATTGGTGAAGGGAATTTGACTCCAACGAGACTCATTCATCATTTAATGGATAACCTGGAAAGGCCGTTTATAGATTTCGCAGATAAAGAGTCAGCTCGTAATCTTAATCATTATATTGAAGCACAGATTCATGGAGATATTTCTCTTAAAGAAGATGTGGAAGCACTTGTTGTAGATCCTTCATTTAAGGGTACGAATGTAGGTAGAACTTTAGAAGAAATTTGTCTGAAGTATTCTATTGATTTGTATTGGCACATGGGTTTTGTACTTACGGTGGATGAAGTTCCGATGGATTTTAGAGGTTCAAAAATGCCATCTTTGGCAAGACGCATTGCACGAAATAATTGTATCGATGCACATATAATTGGCTCTGCTGTAGTGGATTTGAAACGCAATCCATTATCTTGGAGTGATCGTGGAACTTATGAAGAAGTGCTTCAGGAATTAAAATTATTATGGCATGTTTTAGTTCGATTTGGAAAACCAAATTGGAAGTAG